In a genomic window of Papilio machaon chromosome 4, ilPapMach1.1, whole genome shotgun sequence:
- the LOC106720297 gene encoding CAP-Gly domain-containing linker protein 2 isoform X10 — translation MFRKASTASSSFSGTSMDALWEKHPRRLSEAGLRRSSDHSVVLTEDTDSFIIGERVWVGGTKPGQIAYIGETQFAPGDWAGIVLDDPIGKNDGSVAGVRYFQCPEKRGVFSRLTRLTRAPLVSHHDSSPVSDAGSVFERPPSGAARPRRTLSPNGSIRSIVSSKMNASISTTANGELRLGDRVIVSSSRGSKAGILRYVGVTEFATGVWGGVELDDPLGKNDGSVDGKRYFECAPRFGLFAPISKVSKSPSNRKPGACAIHSNGRGTPLRRSNSRESLTSLGTSVASSRVGVRLGVTSLGAQRVGPRASSTPVSAKNALQELLREKQHHLERLMRERELERAEIAKVSLQAERAETALELIKKEATQASTENAKLKVELDKINKMLEDEKQKVEDLMFRNEEENINREDYNRYKDAMEQEKAAREKHIRELEAEVALQSARADTTAAALKALEDQRTIEVAAVAEQHKEELSAAHTLSSELQKLLDEAYALLKEKENEKDSLGKSMSEELTRVKAEYEKALNEAKTKIAIAHTEFETQVSVLTAKLQLAESKLEAEKQNIERLNKENSQTVIDLNTRITQLQAVLDDKTLELNKVLGMSKEHEVSLNKEITKLKMELSAKILDLEQLEDSKKKQDTVCKSLQEELSRIKEELTNKENEYETFLNEVSQQNEKNKAEILKLQQNLQSKTKDYERLLSESSESSNSNEKIISEYKEMLHERDKEIIKLKDEFEQATANFNIKHSKIAEEHKKEIDDRNSKIEQLMKEIESHKLALDQSKIELDTLNSQFTLNVDELKALKQENERLKQTIEELTQANTNLKEKMAAMELEIGELKRQLNSSLEKCEELQVTKEKIENEYMNLTGQTTDSNEQFNKLSQHLKDTEKELQELRDKHREVTNNYGRVEQELKQKLFKLQEDFSVERGQLLDTINENIEKQKVEENKMKEFEIRALELSNRTKELENQNDTLTDENSILKREIEGLKAKEQELSIEYDSIRKKLEMEIDRYKEEVSMLKAEGATSEVKLMEKVDQLTEAQNDLNNKLEEARKHEDSLQKVLDDMTAQMNNKTAQYEKQIVHIQDQLSTVNEELNKYKAEEQRLKDLLEEKQNYVKELTLKLEMFEVDVKSHFELVSEKDRQLASANEELGKVTDSKQKLEEQYNNLTAEALAIKQKYDNLVSNATAEESMLKEQLDQMETLKKDLLTISNEKTLLESKYNDASNELQVLKVKLEESERVIKENTNVTDNLSKEMGKKDDLIKSHIDQITADAEKIKKLEEEIVEIRMKITNKDKALEDHEIELTKLKDNLKSESNVTQNNFNALQLENEQIKEKHKLEVESLTNETKILRSQIVEKEKQLENLQKTQEKITELQELLAKSESDIKQLSNINEGQKLNYEDLNKQLQTQFDEYKKESRNKRHDLKNQLNDFEKQLHESKEKLKEELEKQNQLQTKLTEAERRILELSEKLELLTVQQTSDVNKDERLEKLTIELQAIRKSSAESMAKSELTINNLQIEVNNKIRDLKEKDDMINKLQEELKNHKAKAEVAEREKAMIQKEMSTMGKNVRDKNDNDAMGTLGQGDNATTK, via the exons ATGTTTAGAAAGGCATCCA CCGCTAGCAGCTCCTTCAGTGGCACTTCGATGGACGCGCTCTGGGAGAAGCATCCCCGCCGCCTCAGCGAGGCAGGACTGCGCAGGTCCTCAG aCCACAGCGTCGTGTTAACAGAGGACACAGATAGCTTCATAATTGGAGAAAGGGTTTGGGTAGGCGGCACTAAGCCTGGCCAAATTGCATACATTGGTGAAACACAATTCGCGCCTGGAGATTGGGCCGGTATCGTCCTTGATGACCCAATCG GCAAAAACGACGGATCTGTTGCGGGAGTGAGATATTTCCAATGTCCGGAAAAGCGGGGAGTATTCTCTCGGTTAACGCGACTGACCCGAGCGCCGCTGGTGAGCCACCACGACTCTTCCCCGGTCTCAGATGCTGGCAGCGTGTTCGAACGACCACCTTCAGGCGCCGCGAGGCCCAGGCGCACGCTCTCCCCTAATGGAAGTATCCGCAGCATCGTTAGCAGCAAGATGA ATGCTTCGATTTCAACAACGGCGAATGGAGAACTTCGACTTGGCGACCGCGTTATAGTATCCAGTAGTCGCGGCAGTAAAGCCGGGATTTTGCGTTACGTCGGCGTTACTGAATTTGCGACAGGCGTTTGGGGCGGAGTCGAACTCGATGACCCTCTCGGAAAGAACGATGGTTCCGTTGACGGGAAGAG GTACTTCGAGTGTGCGCCGCGTTTCGGCCTTTTCGCGCCGATTTCGAAAGTATCGAAGTCGCCATCGAATAGGAAACCGGGCGCGTGCGCTATCCACAGCAACGGGCGCGGCACGCCGCTGCGGCGCTCCAACTCGCGGGAGTCGCTCACCTCGCTCGGCACCTCGGTGGCGTCGTCGCGCGTGGGGGTGAGGCTCGGCGTGACATCGCTCGGCGCTCAG CGAGTCGGTCCGCGAGCCTCGTCCACGCCCGTCAGCGCCAAGAACGCGTTGCAG GAGTTATTGCGCGAAAAACAACATCACTTGGAGCGGTTAATGCGGGAACGGGAATTGGAGCGCGCAGAGATCGCCAAAGTGTCCCTCCAGGCGGAAAGAGCGGAGACCGCCTTggaacttattaaaaaagaagcaACTCAG GCAAGCACAGAAAATGCAAAACTTAAAGTTGAACTGGACAAGATCAACAAAATGTTGGAGGACGAAAAGCAGAAGGTGGAAGATCTCATGTTCCGAAACgaagaagaaaatattaatcgaGAAGATTACAAT agATATAAGGATGCAATGGAG caAGAGAAAGCTGCCAGAGAAAAGCATATTCGTGAACTGGAAGCAGAGGTAGCGCTGCAGTCTGCTAGAGCCGACACCACAGCTGCAGCGCTGAAAGCGCTTGAAGATCAACGCACCATCGAAGTCGCCGCTGTAGCCGAACAGCACAAAGAAGAGCTCTCCGCCGCTCATA CCTTATCATCAGAACTGCAAAAATTACTTGATGAAGCCTATGCCCTActcaaagaaaaagaaaatgaaaaagacTCCCTCGGCAAGAGTATGTCCGAAGAGCTAACACGTGTCAAAGCAGAATATGAAAAAGCATTAAATGAAGCTAAAACTAAAATCGCTATCGCTCACACAGAATTTGAAACGCAGGTTTCTGTTTTAACAGCAAAACTGCAATTAGCAGAATCGAAGTTAGAAGCTGAGAAACAGAACATAGAAAGGCTTAATAAGGAGAATAGTCAAACAGTTATCGATCTCAATACTAGAATAACACAACTTCAAGCCGTCCTCGATGACAAAacattagaattaaataaag TTTTAGGAATGAGCAAAGAACATGAAGTTAGCCTGAACAAGGaaattacaaagttaaaaatggAATTAAGCGCAAAAATTTTAGACCTAGAGCAATTGGAAGATTCAAAGAAGAAACAAGATACTGTGTGCAAGAGTCTGCAAGAAGAATTAAGTCGAATTAAAGAAGAACTCACAAATAAAGAGAACGagtatgaaacatttttaaatgaggtATCTCAACAGAACGAGAAAAATAAagcagaaattttaaaattgcaacaAAATCTACAATCCAAGACAAAAGATTATGAAAGACTGCTTTCTGAGAGTAGTGAATCATCCAAttctaatgaaaaaataatcagTGAGTACAAGGAGATGCTGCACGAAAGGGATAAGgagataataaaacttaaagatGAATTTGAACAAGCTACagctaattttaatattaaacacagCAAAATTGCAGAAGAGCATAAAAAGGAAATTGATGATCGCAATTCCAAAATAGAGCAGCTAATGAAAGAAATTGAAAGTCACAAGCTTGCCTTAGATCAAAGTAAAATAGAACTTGATACACTTAACTCACAATTTACACTTAACGTGGATGAATTAAAAGCACTGAAACAAGAAAATGAACGTTTAAAACAGACTATTGAAGAATTAACTCAAGCTAATACTAATCTAAAAGAAAAGATGGCAGCAATGGAATTAGAAATTGGAGAACTAAAACGGCAACTGAACAGTAGTTTAGAAAAATGTGAAGAGTTGCAGGTGACAAAAGAGAAGATAGAAAACGAATATATGAATCTCACCGGTCAGACGACAGATTCAAATGAACAGTTTAACAAACTATCGCAACATTTGAAAGATACAGAAAAAGAGCTCCAAGAGTTAAGAGACAAACATAGAGAAGTCACTAACAACTATGGACGGGTAGAGCAAGAATTAAAGCAGAAACTTTTTAAGCTGCAAGAAGATTTTTCAGTAGAGCGTGGGCAATTATTAGATACGATAAacgaaaatattgaaaaacaaaaagtagaagaaaataaaatgaaggaATTCGAAATACGGGCCCTCGAACTCAGTAATCGCACAAAAGAATTAGAAAATCAGAATGATACACTAACAGACGAAAATTCAATTCTTAAAAGAGAAATAGAAGGTTTAAAAGCTAAAGAACAAGAATTAAGTATTGAATATGACTCCATACGTAAAAAGTTAGAAATGGAAATTGATAGGTACAAGGAAGAAGTATCGATGCTTAAAGCTGAGGGAGCAACATCTGAAGTAAAATTGATGGAAAAAGTTGATCAACTCACTGAAGCACAAAAtgacttaaataataaacttgaaGAAGCAAGAAAACATGAAGATTCTTTACAAAAAGTTTTGGATGACATGACTGCACAAATGAATAACAAAACTGCTCAGTACGAGAAACAAATTGTTCATATTCAAGATCAGTTGTCCACTGTAaatgaagaattaaataaatataaagctgAAGAACAAAGGCTGAAAGACCTTCtagaagaaaaacaaaattatgtaaagGAATTAACGCTTAAATTAGAAATGTTCGAAGTCGACGTAAAATCGCATTTCGAATTAGTTTCTGAAAAGGATCGCCAATTGGCTTCAGCAAATGAAGAGTTAGGTAAAGTAACGGacagtaaacaaaaattgGAAGAACAGTACAATAATTTAACGGCAGAAGCTTTGGCAATTAAACAAAAGTATGATAATTTAGTGAGCAATGCAACTGCAGAAGAATCCATGTTAAAAGAGCAATTAGACCAAATGGAAACGTTAAAGAAAGACTTGTTAACAATTTCTAACGAAAAAACACTTTTAGAGTCAAAATATAACGATGCTTCAAATGAGCTTCAAGTGTTAAAAGTTAAGTTAGAAGAATCTGAAAgagttataaaagaaaacacaaacGTTACAGATAATTTATCGAAAGAAATGGGGAAAAAAGATGATTTAATCAAATCTCACATCGATCAAATCACAGCAGATGctgagaaaattaaaaagttagaaGAAGAAATAGTTGAGATaagaatgaaaataacaaacaaagatAAGGCTTTAGAAGACCATGAAATTGAATTGACTAAAttgaaagataatttaaaatcagaaTCCAATGTAACACAGAACAATTTTAATGCACTGCAGTTAGAAAAcgaacaaataaaagaaaaacacaaaCTGGAAGTCGAATCTCTTAccaatgaaacaaaaattttacgaAGTCAAATTgtggaaaaagaaaaacagttAGAAAATCTACAGAAAAcacaagaaaaaataacagaacTACAAGAGCTACTGGCAAAATCCGAAAgtgatataaaacaattatcaaatataaatgaagGTCAGAAATTGAATTACGAAGACTTGAACAAGCAATTGCAAACACAATTTGAtgaatacaaaaaagaaagtagGAACAAACGTCATGAcctaaaaaatcaattaaacgACTTCGAAAAACAATTACATGAATCGAAAGAGAAACTGAAAGAAGAACTCGAGAAACAAAATCAATTGCAAACTAAACTTACGGAGGCCGAAAGAAGAATTTTAGAGTTGTCAGaaaaattagaattattaacTGTACAACAAACAAGCGACGTAAATAAAGATGAAAGACTAGAAAAACTAACGATTGAATTACAAGCTATAAGAAAATCAAGCGCCGAATCAATGGCAAAAAGCGAACTGACAATAAATAATCTGCAAATAgaagttaacaataaaataagagatttaaaagaaaaagatgacatgattaataaattacaagaaGAATTGAAG aatCATAAAGCGAAAGCAGAGGTTGCAGAAAGGGAAAAGGCTATGATACAAAAAGAAATGAGTACAATGGGGAAAAACGTTCgagataaaaatgacaatgacGCTATGGGCACTTTAGGACAAGGCGACAATGCCACTACTAAGTAA
- the LOC106720297 gene encoding CAP-Gly domain-containing linker protein 2 isoform X12 → MDALWEKHPRRLSEAGLRRSSDHSVVLTEDTDSFIIGERVWVGGTKPGQIAYIGETQFAPGDWAGIVLDDPIGKNDGSVAGVRYFQCPEKRGVFSRLTRLTRAPLVSHHDSSPVSDAGSVFERPPSGAARPRRTLSPNGSIRSIVSSKMNASISTTANGELRLGDRVIVSSSRGSKAGILRYVGVTEFATGVWGGVELDDPLGKNDGSVDGKRYFECAPRFGLFAPISKVSKSPSNRKPGACAIHSNGRGTPLRRSNSRESLTSLGTSVASSRVGVRLGVTSLGAQRVGPRASSTPVSAKNALQELLREKQHHLERLMRERELERAEIAKVSLQAERAETALELIKKEATQASTENAKLKVELDKINKMLEDEKQKVEDLMFRNEEENINREDYNRYKDAMEQEKAAREKHIRELEAEVALQSARADTTAAALKALEDQRTIEVAAVAEQHKEELSAAHTLSSELQKLLDEAYALLKEKENEKDSLGKSMSEELTRVKAEYEKALNEAKTKIAIAHTEFETQVSVLTAKLQLAESKLEAEKQNIERLNKENSQTVIDLNTRITQLQAVLDDKTLELNKVLGMSKEHEVSLNKEITKLKMELSAKILDLEQLEDSKKKQDTVCKSLQEELSRIKEELTNKENEYETFLNEVSQQNEKNKAEILKLQQNLQSKTKDYERLLSESSESSNSNEKIISEYKEMLHERDKEIIKLKDEFEQATANFNIKHSKIAEEHKKEIDDRNSKIEQLMKEIESHKLALDQSKIELDTLNSQFTLNVDELKALKQENERLKQTIEELTQANTNLKEKMAAMELEIGELKRQLNSSLEKCEELQVTKEKIENEYMNLTGQTTDSNEQFNKLSQHLKDTEKELQELRDKHREVTNNYGRVEQELKQKLFKLQEDFSVERGQLLDTINENIEKQKVEENKMKEFEIRALELSNRTKELENQNDTLTDENSILKREIEGLKAKEQELSIEYDSIRKKLEMEIDRYKEEVSMLKAEGATSEVKLMEKVDQLTEAQNDLNNKLEEARKHEDSLQKVLDDMTAQMNNKTAQYEKQIVHIQDQLSTVNEELNKYKAEEQRLKDLLEEKQNYVKELTLKLEMFEVDVKSHFELVSEKDRQLASANEELGKVTDSKQKLEEQYNNLTAEALAIKQKYDNLVSNATAEESMLKEQLDQMETLKKDLLTISNEKTLLESKYNDASNELQVLKVKLEESERVIKENTNVTDNLSKEMGKKDDLIKSHIDQITADAEKIKKLEEEIVEIRMKITNKDKALEDHEIELTKLKDNLKSESNVTQNNFNALQLENEQIKEKHKLEVESLTNETKILRSQIVEKEKQLENLQKTQEKITELQELLAKSESDIKQLSNINEGQKLNYEDLNKQLQTQFDEYKKESRNKRHDLKNQLNDFEKQLHESKEKLKEELEKQNQLQTKLTEAERRILELSEKLELLTVQQTSDVNKDERLEKLTIELQAIRKSSAESMAKSELTINNLQIEVNNKIRDLKEKDDMINKLQEELKNHKAKAEVAEREKAMIQKEMSTMGKNVRDKNDNDAMGTLGQGDNATTK, encoded by the exons ATGGACGCGCTCTGGGAGAAGCATCCCCGCCGCCTCAGCGAGGCAGGACTGCGCAGGTCCTCAG aCCACAGCGTCGTGTTAACAGAGGACACAGATAGCTTCATAATTGGAGAAAGGGTTTGGGTAGGCGGCACTAAGCCTGGCCAAATTGCATACATTGGTGAAACACAATTCGCGCCTGGAGATTGGGCCGGTATCGTCCTTGATGACCCAATCG GCAAAAACGACGGATCTGTTGCGGGAGTGAGATATTTCCAATGTCCGGAAAAGCGGGGAGTATTCTCTCGGTTAACGCGACTGACCCGAGCGCCGCTGGTGAGCCACCACGACTCTTCCCCGGTCTCAGATGCTGGCAGCGTGTTCGAACGACCACCTTCAGGCGCCGCGAGGCCCAGGCGCACGCTCTCCCCTAATGGAAGTATCCGCAGCATCGTTAGCAGCAAGATGA ATGCTTCGATTTCAACAACGGCGAATGGAGAACTTCGACTTGGCGACCGCGTTATAGTATCCAGTAGTCGCGGCAGTAAAGCCGGGATTTTGCGTTACGTCGGCGTTACTGAATTTGCGACAGGCGTTTGGGGCGGAGTCGAACTCGATGACCCTCTCGGAAAGAACGATGGTTCCGTTGACGGGAAGAG GTACTTCGAGTGTGCGCCGCGTTTCGGCCTTTTCGCGCCGATTTCGAAAGTATCGAAGTCGCCATCGAATAGGAAACCGGGCGCGTGCGCTATCCACAGCAACGGGCGCGGCACGCCGCTGCGGCGCTCCAACTCGCGGGAGTCGCTCACCTCGCTCGGCACCTCGGTGGCGTCGTCGCGCGTGGGGGTGAGGCTCGGCGTGACATCGCTCGGCGCTCAG CGAGTCGGTCCGCGAGCCTCGTCCACGCCCGTCAGCGCCAAGAACGCGTTGCAG GAGTTATTGCGCGAAAAACAACATCACTTGGAGCGGTTAATGCGGGAACGGGAATTGGAGCGCGCAGAGATCGCCAAAGTGTCCCTCCAGGCGGAAAGAGCGGAGACCGCCTTggaacttattaaaaaagaagcaACTCAG GCAAGCACAGAAAATGCAAAACTTAAAGTTGAACTGGACAAGATCAACAAAATGTTGGAGGACGAAAAGCAGAAGGTGGAAGATCTCATGTTCCGAAACgaagaagaaaatattaatcgaGAAGATTACAAT agATATAAGGATGCAATGGAG caAGAGAAAGCTGCCAGAGAAAAGCATATTCGTGAACTGGAAGCAGAGGTAGCGCTGCAGTCTGCTAGAGCCGACACCACAGCTGCAGCGCTGAAAGCGCTTGAAGATCAACGCACCATCGAAGTCGCCGCTGTAGCCGAACAGCACAAAGAAGAGCTCTCCGCCGCTCATA CCTTATCATCAGAACTGCAAAAATTACTTGATGAAGCCTATGCCCTActcaaagaaaaagaaaatgaaaaagacTCCCTCGGCAAGAGTATGTCCGAAGAGCTAACACGTGTCAAAGCAGAATATGAAAAAGCATTAAATGAAGCTAAAACTAAAATCGCTATCGCTCACACAGAATTTGAAACGCAGGTTTCTGTTTTAACAGCAAAACTGCAATTAGCAGAATCGAAGTTAGAAGCTGAGAAACAGAACATAGAAAGGCTTAATAAGGAGAATAGTCAAACAGTTATCGATCTCAATACTAGAATAACACAACTTCAAGCCGTCCTCGATGACAAAacattagaattaaataaag TTTTAGGAATGAGCAAAGAACATGAAGTTAGCCTGAACAAGGaaattacaaagttaaaaatggAATTAAGCGCAAAAATTTTAGACCTAGAGCAATTGGAAGATTCAAAGAAGAAACAAGATACTGTGTGCAAGAGTCTGCAAGAAGAATTAAGTCGAATTAAAGAAGAACTCACAAATAAAGAGAACGagtatgaaacatttttaaatgaggtATCTCAACAGAACGAGAAAAATAAagcagaaattttaaaattgcaacaAAATCTACAATCCAAGACAAAAGATTATGAAAGACTGCTTTCTGAGAGTAGTGAATCATCCAAttctaatgaaaaaataatcagTGAGTACAAGGAGATGCTGCACGAAAGGGATAAGgagataataaaacttaaagatGAATTTGAACAAGCTACagctaattttaatattaaacacagCAAAATTGCAGAAGAGCATAAAAAGGAAATTGATGATCGCAATTCCAAAATAGAGCAGCTAATGAAAGAAATTGAAAGTCACAAGCTTGCCTTAGATCAAAGTAAAATAGAACTTGATACACTTAACTCACAATTTACACTTAACGTGGATGAATTAAAAGCACTGAAACAAGAAAATGAACGTTTAAAACAGACTATTGAAGAATTAACTCAAGCTAATACTAATCTAAAAGAAAAGATGGCAGCAATGGAATTAGAAATTGGAGAACTAAAACGGCAACTGAACAGTAGTTTAGAAAAATGTGAAGAGTTGCAGGTGACAAAAGAGAAGATAGAAAACGAATATATGAATCTCACCGGTCAGACGACAGATTCAAATGAACAGTTTAACAAACTATCGCAACATTTGAAAGATACAGAAAAAGAGCTCCAAGAGTTAAGAGACAAACATAGAGAAGTCACTAACAACTATGGACGGGTAGAGCAAGAATTAAAGCAGAAACTTTTTAAGCTGCAAGAAGATTTTTCAGTAGAGCGTGGGCAATTATTAGATACGATAAacgaaaatattgaaaaacaaaaagtagaagaaaataaaatgaaggaATTCGAAATACGGGCCCTCGAACTCAGTAATCGCACAAAAGAATTAGAAAATCAGAATGATACACTAACAGACGAAAATTCAATTCTTAAAAGAGAAATAGAAGGTTTAAAAGCTAAAGAACAAGAATTAAGTATTGAATATGACTCCATACGTAAAAAGTTAGAAATGGAAATTGATAGGTACAAGGAAGAAGTATCGATGCTTAAAGCTGAGGGAGCAACATCTGAAGTAAAATTGATGGAAAAAGTTGATCAACTCACTGAAGCACAAAAtgacttaaataataaacttgaaGAAGCAAGAAAACATGAAGATTCTTTACAAAAAGTTTTGGATGACATGACTGCACAAATGAATAACAAAACTGCTCAGTACGAGAAACAAATTGTTCATATTCAAGATCAGTTGTCCACTGTAaatgaagaattaaataaatataaagctgAAGAACAAAGGCTGAAAGACCTTCtagaagaaaaacaaaattatgtaaagGAATTAACGCTTAAATTAGAAATGTTCGAAGTCGACGTAAAATCGCATTTCGAATTAGTTTCTGAAAAGGATCGCCAATTGGCTTCAGCAAATGAAGAGTTAGGTAAAGTAACGGacagtaaacaaaaattgGAAGAACAGTACAATAATTTAACGGCAGAAGCTTTGGCAATTAAACAAAAGTATGATAATTTAGTGAGCAATGCAACTGCAGAAGAATCCATGTTAAAAGAGCAATTAGACCAAATGGAAACGTTAAAGAAAGACTTGTTAACAATTTCTAACGAAAAAACACTTTTAGAGTCAAAATATAACGATGCTTCAAATGAGCTTCAAGTGTTAAAAGTTAAGTTAGAAGAATCTGAAAgagttataaaagaaaacacaaacGTTACAGATAATTTATCGAAAGAAATGGGGAAAAAAGATGATTTAATCAAATCTCACATCGATCAAATCACAGCAGATGctgagaaaattaaaaagttagaaGAAGAAATAGTTGAGATaagaatgaaaataacaaacaaagatAAGGCTTTAGAAGACCATGAAATTGAATTGACTAAAttgaaagataatttaaaatcagaaTCCAATGTAACACAGAACAATTTTAATGCACTGCAGTTAGAAAAcgaacaaataaaagaaaaacacaaaCTGGAAGTCGAATCTCTTAccaatgaaacaaaaattttacgaAGTCAAATTgtggaaaaagaaaaacagttAGAAAATCTACAGAAAAcacaagaaaaaataacagaacTACAAGAGCTACTGGCAAAATCCGAAAgtgatataaaacaattatcaaatataaatgaagGTCAGAAATTGAATTACGAAGACTTGAACAAGCAATTGCAAACACAATTTGAtgaatacaaaaaagaaagtagGAACAAACGTCATGAcctaaaaaatcaattaaacgACTTCGAAAAACAATTACATGAATCGAAAGAGAAACTGAAAGAAGAACTCGAGAAACAAAATCAATTGCAAACTAAACTTACGGAGGCCGAAAGAAGAATTTTAGAGTTGTCAGaaaaattagaattattaacTGTACAACAAACAAGCGACGTAAATAAAGATGAAAGACTAGAAAAACTAACGATTGAATTACAAGCTATAAGAAAATCAAGCGCCGAATCAATGGCAAAAAGCGAACTGACAATAAATAATCTGCAAATAgaagttaacaataaaataagagatttaaaagaaaaagatgacatgattaataaattacaagaaGAATTGAAG aatCATAAAGCGAAAGCAGAGGTTGCAGAAAGGGAAAAGGCTATGATACAAAAAGAAATGAGTACAATGGGGAAAAACGTTCgagataaaaatgacaatgacGCTATGGGCACTTTAGGACAAGGCGACAATGCCACTACTAAGTAA